In one window of Mesorhizobium sp. B2-1-1 DNA:
- a CDS encoding LysR family transcriptional regulator, with the protein MTLDQLRIFVAVAERGHMTKAAELLGISQSAASAAIRALEEQHGVHLFNRVGRNIELAQTGHRFLPEAKAVLERAAAARNVLEHVSQTVAGSLSIAASLTIASYWLPRRLASFHEAYPAVRLSVSIGNTRQVEASVLDGTADLGLVEGRTESDILRRAKVDIDRLMLVVAGSHPEIAEIAPGRPDIKGLRWIIREGGSGTREVLEDLARREGISLDDLQIFLVLPSNEAVRQAVEAGAGATIISELVVGRAVAEGSLRSVPLELPKRDFAMITHRDRQASLAQMALKAHLGADEKASARS; encoded by the coding sequence ATGACACTTGACCAGTTGCGGATATTTGTCGCCGTCGCCGAGCGCGGCCACATGACCAAGGCGGCGGAGCTGCTGGGCATCTCCCAATCGGCCGCGTCGGCCGCCATCCGCGCGCTTGAGGAGCAGCACGGCGTCCATCTGTTCAACCGCGTCGGCCGCAACATCGAGCTTGCCCAGACCGGTCACCGGTTCCTGCCAGAAGCCAAGGCCGTACTGGAACGAGCCGCCGCCGCACGCAATGTGCTGGAACATGTCTCGCAGACGGTTGCCGGCAGCCTCTCCATCGCCGCCAGCCTGACGATCGCCAGCTATTGGCTGCCGCGCCGGCTGGCGTCCTTCCACGAAGCCTATCCTGCGGTCAGGCTGAGCGTCAGCATAGGCAACACCAGGCAGGTCGAAGCCAGCGTGCTGGATGGAACCGCCGATCTCGGCTTGGTCGAGGGGCGCACCGAGTCCGACATATTGCGCCGCGCCAAGGTCGATATCGACCGGTTGATGCTGGTGGTTGCCGGTTCTCATCCCGAGATCGCCGAAATCGCGCCGGGCCGCCCCGACATAAAAGGGCTGCGCTGGATCATCCGCGAGGGCGGTTCCGGCACGCGGGAGGTGCTGGAGGATCTGGCGCGCCGCGAAGGGATTTCGCTTGACGACCTGCAGATATTTCTGGTGCTGCCGAGCAACGAGGCGGTTCGCCAGGCGGTCGAGGCCGGTGCCGGCGCCACCATCATTTCGGAGCTCGTCGTCGGACGCGCCGTCGCCGAAGGCAGCCTGCGGTCCGTGCCGCTCGAACTGCCGAAACGCGACTTCGCCATGATTACACATCGCGACCGCCAGGCAAGCTTGGCCCAGATGGCGCTCAAGGCGCATTTGGGGGCCGACGAGAAGGCGTCCGCGCGTTCGTGA
- a CDS encoding peptidoglycan-binding protein encodes MNSKRSYLDTLNAGRQRRPQTTLEQLNRSLETLEQRLERTREDTMARPDPRQYGAEPRYPAAQPSARPRWYQDPQPAPHPEAPMPAPAVGQNYQNLARDIDRIRGQEDSVAMVGKIAGELRGMREELRHQMTAGLQSEFEALRKDIDRALLANAKSGASGKGSAELGLEFERLSGAIKTLSEKSDDRSVNMLRLELEQVKAALDTLAREESVQKVDRRWDDFDRRWTAFEDRVDADQRNRSPDPAISGLTDRLEQISNAVNNLPESLSLRSLEEKVRTLASAVDHFASQQDNRGGSTLAMIDERLDEISRAIVASTVAAQANTLDHEAFERIEKRIDSLARQIEEVAQDHPGNAVVDRLNTLSSRVDELAGRAALPEQAMERLAKQIALIADKIDRAPVMPDADYIFHGLEQRFDVLSSMMERRQGDAIEQGNMLFRDLERRLDEVADRLDRRMPQVDGAGIMEAIDARFMALAKRMETRIPDPAGEAAIRGLESRLEDISSRLDSSAAQVAGIDPALIRSLEAQVASLSAHLSRPSAPLPEFEDISPRLNEIEKALAGTRDSILGAAREAAENAVRSLAGSGADTSAVSGLAQDLKTLETLTRRSDERNSRTFEAIHDTLLKIVDRLGSLEPGEPSEAMSELLDARPDEAIGKRRARAGKMAVDAPSMDIDEPMPLTGDMADLDGRAAAIMRSQPASPRGPGARSPAEAAAAAAMAALGSDPIAGKGEPTGRRKSMLGGLARAFKGKKEADVPPLAGSVPGPEIPSVDLDEPLDPKMANRPLEPGSGAPDLNAIMKRVRDERGQPAKLSDSDAAKSDFIAAARRAAQAAAAEADALKRQSTMKGPVKALRIGDLLKARRKPILMAAAAIMLALAGLQLGKAFLADPAQVASNDAPAVASQPLQTASVDAASPPKPETQLAAANSEPAREVRQAEPSAPAVKDDVVAQTALAIPSDGDGPTNAGPTAEPAPAAIAPVMPAGAGAAGSDAMASAEPISAGPVAAAPSSPAPSAAAGGTQTTDSGIQPTVAAPAMANDSTGAVVPAGAPAAPAKFDIPADAGPVALRDAAATGDAKALFEIGSRYSEARGVKEDMAAAAKWYEKSAELGFAPAEYRIGNFYEKGIGVPRDIKKSKTWYQLAAEQGNASAMHNLAVLFAMAADGVTDNESAAHWFQEAADLGVKDSQFNLGILAAKGVGMKQNLEESYKWFALVAKTGDKDAAAKRDEIANALRPEQLERARAATELWKAKPLDQAANSADIPESWQDGTPQTTASIDMKKAVKNIQLILNKNGYDAGGADGVMGAKTKNAIVAFQTDNKLPATGAVDEKLVKALLARK; translated from the coding sequence ATGAACAGCAAGCGGTCCTACCTCGACACACTCAACGCCGGCAGGCAGCGCAGGCCTCAGACCACGCTCGAGCAGTTGAACCGCTCGCTGGAGACGCTTGAACAGCGGCTGGAGAGGACGCGCGAGGATACGATGGCACGTCCCGATCCCCGCCAATATGGCGCCGAACCGCGCTATCCCGCAGCACAGCCTTCGGCTCGGCCGCGCTGGTATCAGGATCCGCAGCCCGCGCCGCATCCGGAGGCCCCGATGCCGGCGCCGGCCGTCGGCCAGAACTACCAGAACCTTGCCCGCGATATCGACCGCATCCGCGGCCAGGAAGACAGCGTTGCCATGGTCGGCAAGATCGCCGGCGAGCTGCGCGGCATGCGCGAGGAATTGCGCCACCAGATGACTGCCGGGCTGCAGAGCGAATTCGAGGCGCTGCGCAAGGACATCGACCGCGCACTGCTGGCAAACGCCAAGTCAGGCGCTTCGGGCAAGGGCAGCGCCGAACTCGGCCTCGAATTCGAGCGGCTTTCCGGCGCCATCAAGACGCTGTCGGAAAAAAGCGACGACAGAAGCGTCAACATGCTGCGGCTCGAACTCGAACAGGTCAAAGCCGCGCTCGACACGCTGGCGCGCGAGGAGAGCGTGCAGAAGGTCGACCGCCGCTGGGACGATTTCGATCGTCGCTGGACAGCCTTCGAGGACCGCGTCGACGCCGACCAGCGCAACCGCTCACCGGACCCCGCCATTTCGGGCCTGACCGATCGGCTGGAGCAGATCAGCAACGCCGTCAACAACCTGCCGGAATCGCTATCCCTGCGCTCGCTGGAGGAAAAGGTCCGCACGCTGGCCAGCGCCGTGGATCATTTCGCCAGCCAGCAGGACAATCGCGGCGGCAGCACGCTGGCCATGATCGACGAGCGGCTGGACGAGATCTCCCGCGCCATCGTCGCCTCGACCGTCGCGGCACAGGCCAATACGCTCGACCATGAAGCCTTCGAGCGCATCGAGAAACGGATCGATTCGCTCGCCCGGCAGATCGAGGAAGTGGCGCAGGACCACCCCGGCAACGCCGTCGTCGACCGGCTGAACACGCTGTCAAGCCGGGTCGACGAACTCGCCGGCCGCGCCGCCCTGCCCGAGCAGGCGATGGAACGGCTGGCCAAGCAGATCGCGCTCATCGCCGACAAGATCGACCGGGCGCCGGTCATGCCCGACGCCGACTATATCTTCCACGGGCTTGAGCAACGCTTCGACGTGCTGTCGTCGATGATGGAACGGCGCCAGGGCGACGCCATCGAACAGGGCAACATGCTGTTCCGCGACCTTGAGCGCCGACTGGACGAGGTTGCCGACCGGCTCGACCGGCGCATGCCGCAAGTCGACGGCGCCGGCATCATGGAAGCCATCGATGCCCGCTTCATGGCGCTCGCCAAGCGCATGGAAACACGCATTCCCGACCCCGCCGGCGAAGCCGCGATCCGTGGCCTGGAAAGCCGGCTCGAAGACATTTCGAGCCGCCTGGACTCGTCCGCCGCGCAAGTCGCCGGCATCGATCCGGCGCTGATCCGCAGCCTGGAGGCGCAAGTCGCCAGCCTGTCCGCCCACCTGTCCAGGCCCAGCGCACCGCTGCCGGAGTTCGAGGACATCAGCCCACGCCTCAATGAAATCGAGAAGGCGCTGGCGGGAACGCGCGACTCCATCCTTGGCGCGGCGCGCGAGGCGGCCGAGAACGCGGTGCGCTCGCTGGCCGGCTCGGGCGCCGACACGTCGGCGGTTTCCGGCCTTGCCCAGGACCTGAAGACGCTCGAGACGCTGACACGCCGTTCCGACGAGCGTAACTCGAGAACGTTCGAGGCCATCCACGACACGCTGCTCAAGATCGTCGACAGGCTGGGTTCGCTGGAACCAGGCGAACCGTCCGAGGCGATGAGCGAGCTCCTGGACGCACGCCCGGACGAAGCGATCGGCAAGCGCCGTGCGCGAGCCGGCAAGATGGCCGTGGACGCTCCGTCGATGGATATCGACGAGCCCATGCCGTTGACAGGGGACATGGCCGATCTCGACGGCCGCGCCGCCGCGATCATGCGCAGCCAGCCTGCTTCGCCACGCGGGCCGGGTGCGCGCTCGCCCGCGGAGGCGGCCGCCGCCGCCGCCATGGCCGCGCTTGGTTCCGATCCGATCGCCGGGAAGGGCGAGCCGACCGGCCGCCGCAAATCGATGCTGGGCGGCTTGGCGCGCGCCTTCAAGGGCAAGAAGGAAGCAGACGTTCCGCCGCTGGCGGGCTCGGTGCCGGGCCCGGAAATCCCGAGCGTCGATCTCGACGAGCCGCTCGACCCGAAAATGGCCAACCGGCCACTGGAGCCCGGCTCCGGCGCGCCCGACCTCAACGCCATCATGAAGCGCGTGCGCGACGAGCGCGGGCAACCGGCAAAGCTCAGCGACAGCGATGCCGCGAAATCGGACTTCATCGCGGCTGCCCGCCGCGCGGCGCAGGCCGCAGCCGCCGAGGCCGACGCCTTGAAGCGCCAGTCGACGATGAAGGGACCGGTGAAGGCGCTCAGGATCGGCGACCTGCTCAAGGCGCGGCGCAAGCCGATTTTGATGGCGGCCGCCGCGATCATGCTGGCGCTTGCCGGCTTGCAGCTTGGCAAGGCGTTCCTCGCCGATCCCGCCCAGGTGGCAAGCAATGACGCGCCGGCCGTTGCCTCGCAGCCGCTGCAAACCGCATCCGTCGACGCCGCGAGCCCGCCCAAGCCGGAAACCCAGTTGGCGGCAGCGAACAGCGAACCGGCCCGTGAGGTCAGGCAGGCCGAGCCCTCCGCTCCGGCGGTCAAGGACGACGTGGTGGCGCAGACCGCGCTCGCCATCCCGTCGGACGGCGATGGGCCGACGAACGCCGGCCCGACGGCGGAACCGGCTCCGGCGGCGATAGCTCCCGTCATGCCTGCCGGCGCGGGTGCGGCAGGCTCCGACGCGATGGCTTCGGCAGAACCCATTTCCGCCGGTCCCGTCGCAGCGGCTCCTTCTTCTCCGGCACCTTCCGCTGCTGCCGGCGGAACGCAAACGACGGACAGCGGTATCCAACCGACAGTGGCTGCACCGGCCATGGCCAATGACAGCACCGGCGCCGTCGTGCCCGCCGGCGCTCCCGCGGCCCCGGCCAAATTCGACATTCCCGCCGATGCAGGCCCGGTCGCCCTGCGCGACGCCGCAGCCACCGGCGACGCCAAGGCGCTGTTCGAGATCGGCTCGCGCTATTCCGAGGCGCGCGGCGTCAAGGAAGACATGGCGGCCGCGGCCAAATGGTATGAAAAGTCCGCGGAACTCGGCTTCGCTCCGGCCGAGTATCGCATCGGCAATTTCTACGAGAAGGGCATCGGCGTCCCGCGCGACATCAAGAAGTCGAAGACCTGGTACCAGCTCGCCGCCGAGCAGGGCAACGCCAGCGCAATGCACAATCTGGCAGTGCTGTTCGCCATGGCCGCGGACGGCGTGACCGACAATGAATCGGCCGCGCACTGGTTCCAGGAGGCCGCCGATCTCGGCGTGAAGGACAGCCAGTTCAATCTCGGCATCCTCGCCGCCAAGGGCGTCGGCATGAAGCAGAACCTGGAGGAGTCCTACAAATGGTTCGCGCTCGTCGCCAAGACCGGCGACAAGGACGCTGCCGCCAAGCGCGACGAGATCGCCAACGCGCTGCGTCCCGAGCAACTCGAGCGCGCCCGCGCCGCCACCGAACTGTGGAAGGCCAAGCCGCTCGATCAGGCCGCCAATTCGGCCGACATTCCCGAATCCTGGCAAGATGGCACACCGCAGACCACGGCCAGCATCGATATGAAGAAGGCGGTCAAGAACATCCAGCTCATCCTCAACAAGAACGGCTACGACGCCGGCGGCGCCGACGGCGTGATGGGCGCGAAGACCAAGAACGCGATCGTCGCGTTCCAGACCGACAACAAGCTGCCTGCGACCGGTGCGGTCGACGAAAAGCTGGTCAAGGCGTTGCTGGCGCGCAAATAG
- a CDS encoding sulfite exporter TauE/SafE family protein has translation MGIYLPIAEISVNVFVLLAMGAAVGFLSGMFGVGGGFLITPLLIFYNIPPAIAVATGANQVIASSFSGALSHMKRGTLDFKLGGVLLAGGIVGSTGGIYVFAFLRRLGQLDLFISLLYVVLLGTVGGLMLVESINALRATRSGAAPVLKKSGQHNWIHRLPLKMRFRASKLFVSVIPVLGLGAAIGFLSSIMGVGGGFIMVPALIYLLKVPTNVVIGTSLFQIIFTSAYTTLVHATTNQTVDVMLAFLLMAGGVAGAQYGAKAGQRLRGEQLRALLAMLVLAVAIRLAIDLFVTPPNLYSLSGAGFN, from the coding sequence GTGGGCATCTATCTCCCGATTGCGGAAATTTCCGTCAACGTCTTCGTGCTGCTGGCCATGGGCGCTGCGGTGGGCTTTCTGTCGGGCATGTTCGGCGTCGGCGGCGGTTTTCTCATCACGCCGCTCCTGATCTTCTACAACATCCCACCGGCAATCGCGGTGGCGACCGGCGCCAACCAGGTCATCGCCTCATCCTTCTCCGGCGCGCTGTCGCATATGAAGCGCGGCACGCTCGACTTCAAGCTCGGCGGGGTGCTGCTTGCCGGCGGCATCGTCGGTTCCACCGGCGGCATCTACGTCTTCGCTTTCCTGCGCAGGCTGGGACAGCTCGACCTGTTCATCTCGCTGCTCTATGTCGTGCTTCTGGGCACCGTCGGCGGGCTGATGCTGGTCGAAAGCATCAATGCGCTGCGCGCCACGCGCAGCGGCGCGGCACCGGTGCTGAAGAAATCCGGCCAGCACAACTGGATCCACCGCCTGCCGCTGAAGATGCGATTCAGGGCCTCGAAGCTGTTTGTCAGCGTCATCCCCGTGCTTGGGCTGGGCGCGGCCATCGGCTTCCTGTCGTCTATCATGGGTGTCGGCGGCGGCTTCATCATGGTGCCGGCTCTGATCTATCTCCTGAAAGTGCCGACCAACGTCGTCATCGGCACCTCGCTGTTCCAGATCATCTTTACCTCGGCCTACACCACTCTGGTCCACGCCACCACCAACCAGACGGTCGACGTGATGCTGGCCTTTCTTTTGATGGCCGGTGGTGTCGCCGGCGCGCAATATGGCGCCAAGGCCGGCCAGCGGCTGCGCGGCGAGCAGTTGAGAGCGCTGCTGGCGATGCTGGTGCTGGCGGTGGCGATAAGGCTTGCCATCGACCTCTTCGTCACGCCGCCCAACCTTTATTCGCTGTCCGGCGCGGGCTTCAACTGA
- a CDS encoding TIGR02186 family protein, producing the protein MNGLKALATAALLSLIAAAPAKAQTPPTESVQIGLSTDKVSITAGFSGADLTIFGSLENPDPLVARQGRYDIIVVLEGPPKPVVVRRKDRVLGVWVNLESETFENVPVSYSVATTRPLQDITEPNSYRQLSLGASNLYMQPADAGDSPATIEEFTAALRERKAATGLYSENVGGVQFLSQNLFRATVRLAPNVPVGTHKARAFLFKSGLFIKESSAQLEIRKSGFEQSIFRVAHDYSFLYGVFAISLAMVTGWLGRLIFRKD; encoded by the coding sequence ATGAATGGCCTGAAAGCGCTCGCAACCGCGGCTCTTCTGTCATTGATCGCCGCCGCACCCGCGAAGGCGCAGACGCCGCCGACCGAAAGCGTCCAGATCGGCCTTTCCACCGACAAAGTCTCGATCACTGCCGGCTTTTCCGGCGCCGATCTGACCATTTTCGGCTCGCTGGAAAATCCCGATCCGCTGGTGGCGCGCCAAGGCCGCTACGACATCATCGTCGTGCTCGAAGGTCCACCCAAGCCGGTGGTGGTGCGCCGCAAGGACCGGGTGCTCGGCGTCTGGGTCAACCTGGAATCCGAGACCTTCGAAAACGTGCCGGTGTCCTATTCGGTGGCGACGACGCGGCCGTTGCAGGACATCACCGAGCCGAACAGCTACAGGCAATTGTCGCTCGGCGCCTCCAATCTCTACATGCAGCCGGCCGATGCCGGCGACAGCCCGGCCACGATCGAGGAATTCACCGCGGCGTTGCGCGAACGCAAGGCCGCGACCGGTCTCTACAGCGAGAATGTCGGCGGCGTGCAGTTCCTGTCACAGAACCTGTTCCGCGCCACGGTGCGGCTGGCGCCGAACGTTCCGGTCGGCACCCACAAGGCGCGCGCGTTCCTGTTCAAGAGCGGCCTGTTCATCAAGGAGAGCTCGGCCCAGCTCGAGATCCGCAAATCCGGTTTCGAACAGTCGATCTTCCGTGTCGCCCACGACTATTCCTTCCTCTACGGCGTCTTCGCCATATCGCTGGCCATGGTGACGGGCTGGCTCGGAAGGTTGATCTTCCGCAAGGACTAA
- a CDS encoding MerR family transcriptional regulator: MKLISAGETAANTNTISVDSGEDLVRIGEMAKKYGVTLRTLRFYEDKGLLNPQRDGSTRLYTRRDRVRLKLILLGRKVGFSLRDVKQMMDLYDPTGSNTKQLRLALDKSEKQLARLQKQRTLIDDAISELSTSMAAVRQMLVERSAPQASVAG, from the coding sequence ATGAAGCTTATCTCGGCCGGCGAGACCGCGGCCAATACCAACACTATATCCGTTGACTCGGGCGAGGACCTCGTCCGCATCGGCGAAATGGCCAAGAAATACGGCGTGACGCTGCGCACGCTGCGTTTCTACGAAGACAAGGGCCTGCTCAACCCGCAGCGCGACGGTTCAACCCGCCTCTACACGCGCCGCGACAGGGTTCGGCTGAAACTGATCCTGCTCGGCCGCAAGGTCGGGTTCTCGTTGCGCGACGTCAAGCAGATGATGGATCTCTATGATCCCACCGGCTCCAACACCAAGCAGTTGCGGCTGGCATTGGACAAGTCGGAGAAGCAGCTTGCCCGCCTCCAGAAGCAGCGGACGCTTATCGATGACGCCATCAGCGAGTTGAGCACGTCCATGGCTGCCGTCCGGCAGATGCTGGTCGAGCGCTCGGCGCCGCAGGCGAGCGTCGCCGGCTGA
- a CDS encoding Hsp70 family protein, which yields MRPAFAGIDFGTSNSTVGVVRSGQPHLVALEGGEVTLPSAVFFNFEDNRTCFGRHAIANYTDSVEGRLMRSLKSVLGSALAQEKTRIKARSIGFMEIVGLFLGHLRKRLEDDAGGAVESVVLGRPVQFVDDDAEADARAQSELEGAARAQGFKHIAFQFEPIAAALDYEQKVTREELALIIDMGGGTSDFSIVRVSPQRARSLDRKDDILASRGIHIGGTDFDRLLSIAHVMPELGYLSPTKDGKRNLPASYFIDLATWQRINLVYTAKAMTHLRQIRYEAERADLVDRFIQIVEHRYGHALAALVERAKIELTDKVSADVEVRLPEVQFAAEITRKALDATIARDIERVAATVGQTIGDAGVKSSDITAVFLTGGSTAIPLARQKILSLVPQASVIEGDMFGSVGLGLALDAQRKFG from the coding sequence ATGCGACCAGCATTCGCCGGCATCGATTTTGGCACTTCCAACTCCACCGTGGGCGTGGTCAGGAGCGGCCAGCCGCACCTCGTCGCGCTGGAAGGCGGCGAGGTCACGCTGCCAAGCGCCGTGTTCTTCAACTTCGAGGACAACCGTACCTGTTTCGGCCGCCACGCAATCGCCAATTACACCGACAGCGTCGAAGGTCGGCTGATGCGCTCGCTGAAGAGCGTGCTCGGCAGCGCGCTCGCGCAGGAAAAGACGCGCATCAAGGCGCGATCGATCGGCTTCATGGAGATCGTCGGCCTGTTCCTCGGCCATCTGCGAAAAAGACTGGAGGACGATGCCGGCGGCGCCGTCGAGAGCGTGGTACTCGGCCGGCCGGTGCAGTTCGTCGACGACGACGCCGAGGCCGATGCCAGGGCACAAAGCGAGCTCGAAGGAGCCGCCCGCGCCCAGGGCTTCAAGCATATCGCCTTCCAGTTCGAACCGATCGCGGCGGCCCTCGACTACGAGCAGAAGGTGACGCGCGAGGAACTGGCGCTGATCATCGACATGGGTGGCGGCACGTCGGACTTCTCGATCGTAAGGGTCTCGCCGCAGCGTGCCCGCTCGCTTGACCGCAAGGACGATATCCTGGCCAGCCGCGGCATCCATATCGGCGGCACCGACTTCGACCGATTGCTCAGCATCGCGCATGTGATGCCGGAACTCGGCTACCTCAGCCCGACCAAGGACGGCAAGCGCAACCTGCCGGCCAGCTACTTCATCGATCTTGCCACATGGCAACGCATCAACCTGGTCTACACGGCCAAGGCGATGACGCATCTGCGCCAGATCCGCTACGAGGCCGAGCGCGCCGATCTCGTCGACCGCTTCATCCAGATCGTCGAGCACCGGTACGGGCACGCGCTGGCCGCTCTTGTCGAAAGGGCCAAGATCGAGCTGACCGACAAGGTCTCGGCCGATGTCGAGGTGAGGCTGCCGGAAGTCCAGTTCGCCGCCGAGATCACCCGAAAGGCGCTGGACGCCACGATCGCCAGGGACATCGAGCGCGTTGCCGCCACGGTCGGCCAGACCATCGGCGACGCCGGGGTCAAGTCGTCCGACATCACCGCCGTGTTCCTGACCGGAGGATCTACCGCGATCCCGCTGGCGAGACAAAAAATCCTGTCGCTGGTGCCTCAGGCTTCGGTCATCGAGGGCGACATGTTCGGCTCGGTCGGACTTGGCCTTGCGCTGGACGCGCAGCGCAAGTTCGGCTGA